From Anopheles arabiensis isolate DONGOLA chromosome 3, AaraD3, whole genome shotgun sequence, a single genomic window includes:
- the LOC120904341 gene encoding CCHC-type zinc finger protein CG3800, giving the protein MMSTNTCFKCDRPGHYARDCQNVGGGGGRGVGGPRDRRDFGRREKCYKCNQMGHFARDCKEDLDRCYRCNGSGHIARDCSLSPDDSCCYNCNQSGHLARNCPEKSDRDMNVSCYNCNKSGHISRNCPSGDKSCYSCGKIGHLSRDCTENKGRD; this is encoded by the exons ATGATGTCCACCAACACTTGCTTCAAGTGCGACCGTCCCGGCCACTATGCCCGTGACTGCCAGAATGTCGGAGGCGGCGGTGGCCGTGGAGTCGGTGGACCGCGTGACCGCCGGGACTTTGGCCGTCGCGAGAAGTGTTACAAGTGTAACCAGATGGGTCACTTCGCCCGTGACTGCAAGGAGGACCTGGACCGGTGCTACCGTTGCAATG GCAGCGGCCATATCGCGCGCGACTGCAGTCTGTCCCCGGACGACTCGTGCTGCTACAACTGCAACCAGAGCGGCCATCTGGCCCGCAACTGTCCGGAGAAGAGCGACCGCGACATGAACGTGTCGTGCTACAACTGCAACAAGAGCGGCCACATCTCGCGCAACTGCCCGTCGGGCGACAAGTCTTGCTATAGCTGCGGCAAGATCGGCCACTTGAGTCGTGACTGCACAGAGAACAAGGGTCGGGATTAG
- the LOC120905033 gene encoding polyadenylate-binding protein 1-B-like has protein sequence MQQQQQQQQHSQMNHHQHQQQQPPSAPPPHHHHHHHHAHHPAASAGPLHGMPHGGPPHLHNLAAQQQQPPPQQGGPHQQHYQQHPHAQQQAQQQQQMTFAETTKSTILKTAAGGVGGGTGAAAAGGGYVLQENYYNSTTAAAASSLIGHSPYGVGTVVPPIGAGAAGVGAACAAAAAAAAISASKPRFKL, from the exons atgcagcaacagcagcagcagcagcaacattcgCAGATGaaccaccatcagcatcagcagcagcagcctccgTCGGCGCCGCCcccacaccaccatcatcatcatcatcatgcgcaTCATCCAGCGGCGTCGGCCGGCCCACTGCACGGCATGCCCCATGGCGGTCCGCCCCATCTGCATAATCTTGCCGCg cagcagcaacagccaccGCCGCAACAAGGTGGCCCGCATCAGCAGCATTACCAGCAGCACCCGCATGCCCAGCAGCaggcgcaacagcagcagcaaatgacCTTTGCCGAGACGACCAAGTCGACGATTCTGAAGACGGCGGCTGGCGGCGTCGGCGGTGGTACTGGGGCCGCTGCGGCCGGTGGAGGGTACGTGCTGCAGGAGAACTACTACAACTCGACCACGGCAGCGGCGGCCTCGTCACTGATCGGCCACTCACCGTACGGTGTGGGAACGGTCGTTCCGCCGATCGGTGCCGGCGCGGCTGGCGTTGGTGCGGCATGTGCAGCGgctgctgcggccgccgcTATTTCGGCCAGCAAGCCCCGGTTTAAGCTGTAA